The following proteins are encoded in a genomic region of Acetobacter oryzoeni:
- the bamA gene encoding outer membrane protein assembly factor BamA translates to MGFRTKSDPDGRKQILTGKRSALFVSVCVLPFVMVDGRQASAASTEGTSAAAPAAVVAPSRAIHARTPRLSESTSSVAPTGGYIEDIRVSGNTRIETNTVLSYMVARVGDPFSQDDLDRSLKTLYATGLFKDVTLRRDGNILLVRLKENPIVNRIVFEGNHAAKDEDLRKVLALRPRAVFSAETTADDRQRILEVYAQKARFAAVVTPQIIKLAHNRVDVVFQINEGPQTLISKIAFVGNKAYSESSLAGVVSSKETAWYHFLSSSDEYNPERIKYDAELLRRFYLRNGFVDFQIKDVKGELSPDRKSFYVTFTMDEGVRYRLGKVDIRSSLRHVPAKSLRKYVELFPHQWYDGKAVQDNATDMEEILQAEGHPFAQVRPTIARNPEKRIVNLLFDVSEGPRHYVERIDVNGNTITQDNVVRRQLPFAEGDPYTTSYKKYAKEAVQDLGFFKSVDVSTSQGSAPDRTNVAVNVVEKPTGEFSLGGGYSTDVGVIGNVGLKQHNLLGTGVDAGFSGTVSQWQKQADISITNPAFMGRNLVAGADIFFVENNYQTYQNYSEGRYGITLRMGYSYNRYLSQSWNYSLIRRWVGDTWDQSSYYVLDQKGKSLLSQIGTTLMYDTRDNRMAPHSGYYVSVGGDFAGIGGDEKYVRGKVNGAYYVPLDDITNSHSWTFMVRGGAGYMADWGNGRHDIIDNFYLGGNNLRGFLDGGAGPRSVGILNHSSEDLLGGRFMYNASAQLNFPIPFLSDMGIGGRAFVDTGSVAGLRVKRLYTSKANDGIYYTPISGDTLRPRVSAGAGFSWKSPFGLLNIDLGVPVMRSHNDRTQLLRFGFGQQF, encoded by the coding sequence ATGGGCTTTCGTACGAAAAGCGACCCGGATGGAAGGAAGCAGATCTTGACGGGTAAGCGTTCAGCCCTGTTCGTTTCTGTCTGTGTGCTACCTTTTGTGATGGTGGATGGCAGACAGGCATCCGCCGCATCAACAGAAGGTACAAGTGCTGCCGCACCAGCGGCAGTGGTGGCGCCATCCCGCGCTATACATGCGCGCACGCCGCGCCTTTCCGAATCCACATCATCTGTTGCGCCTACGGGCGGATATATTGAAGATATCCGGGTATCGGGTAACACCCGTATCGAAACCAACACCGTGCTGTCCTACATGGTTGCACGTGTGGGGGACCCGTTCAGCCAGGATGATCTGGACCGTTCGCTCAAGACCCTTTACGCCACCGGCCTGTTCAAGGACGTAACGCTGCGGCGTGATGGCAATATCCTGCTGGTGCGCCTGAAGGAAAACCCCATCGTCAACCGTATCGTGTTCGAGGGGAACCACGCGGCCAAGGATGAAGACCTGCGCAAGGTGCTGGCTCTGCGCCCGCGTGCAGTGTTCTCGGCTGAAACCACGGCAGATGACCGCCAGCGCATTCTGGAAGTGTATGCCCAGAAGGCGCGCTTTGCTGCGGTGGTGACACCCCAGATTATCAAGCTGGCCCATAACCGTGTGGATGTGGTTTTCCAGATTAACGAAGGGCCGCAGACACTCATCAGCAAGATCGCATTTGTGGGCAACAAGGCTTACAGCGAATCCAGTCTGGCGGGTGTTGTTTCCTCCAAGGAAACAGCTTGGTACCACTTCCTGTCCTCATCCGATGAGTACAACCCCGAACGCATTAAATACGATGCGGAATTGCTGCGCCGGTTTTACCTGCGCAACGGGTTTGTGGATTTTCAGATCAAGGACGTAAAAGGCGAGCTCTCGCCAGATCGGAAGTCCTTCTACGTTACCTTCACCATGGATGAAGGTGTGCGTTACCGCTTGGGTAAGGTGGATATCCGCTCTAGCCTGCGCCATGTGCCGGCTAAATCTCTGCGTAAGTATGTCGAGCTGTTCCCGCATCAGTGGTACGATGGCAAGGCCGTGCAGGATAATGCCACGGATATGGAGGAAATCCTTCAGGCCGAAGGGCATCCGTTTGCGCAGGTACGCCCCACCATTGCCCGCAATCCGGAAAAGCGGATTGTAAACCTGCTGTTTGATGTGAGCGAAGGCCCACGCCATTACGTTGAACGTATTGATGTGAACGGCAACACCATCACGCAGGATAACGTGGTACGCCGCCAGTTGCCGTTTGCTGAGGGTGACCCCTACACAACCAGCTACAAGAAATACGCCAAGGAAGCGGTGCAGGATCTGGGCTTCTTCAAGAGCGTGGATGTCTCCACCTCTCAAGGCTCTGCGCCTGATCGCACCAACGTGGCCGTTAACGTGGTGGAAAAACCCACTGGCGAATTCTCGCTTGGTGGCGGTTATTCAACCGACGTGGGCGTGATCGGTAACGTCGGGCTGAAACAGCACAACCTGCTGGGCACCGGGGTTGATGCCGGGTTCTCCGGCACGGTTTCGCAGTGGCAGAAACAGGCAGATATCTCCATCACCAACCCGGCATTCATGGGGCGCAACCTTGTTGCCGGTGCGGATATCTTCTTTGTTGAAAACAACTACCAGACCTATCAGAACTATTCAGAAGGCCGTTACGGTATCACCTTGCGTATGGGGTATTCGTACAACCGCTATCTGTCCCAGTCCTGGAACTATAGTCTGATCCGCCGTTGGGTGGGTGATACGTGGGATCAGTCCTCCTACTACGTGCTGGATCAGAAGGGTAAGTCTCTGCTCTCGCAGATCGGCACAACCCTTATGTATGATACGCGTGATAACCGCATGGCGCCGCATAGTGGGTACTATGTATCTGTGGGTGGTGACTTTGCCGGTATTGGTGGCGATGAAAAATACGTCCGCGGCAAGGTTAACGGTGCGTACTATGTGCCGTTGGATGATATTACCAACAGCCATAGCTGGACGTTCATGGTGCGCGGTGGTGCCGGGTACATGGCGGACTGGGGCAATGGCCGCCACGATATTATTGATAACTTCTATCTGGGTGGTAACAACCTGCGCGGCTTCTTGGATGGTGGTGCAGGCCCGCGTAGTGTGGGTATCCTGAACCATTCATCCGAAGATCTGTTGGGTGGGCGCTTTATGTATAACGCTTCCGCCCAGCTTAACTTCCCTATTCCGTTCCTGTCTGACATGGGTATTGGCGGGCGTGCGTTTGTGGATACCGGGAGTGTCGCTGGTTTGCGTGTGAAGCGCCTTTATACAAGCAAGGCGAATGATGGTATCTATTACACGCCTATCAGCGGTGATACGTTGCGCCCACGTGTAAGTGCTGGTGCTGGTTTTTCATGGAAAAGTCCGTTTGGTCTGCTGAACATCGATCTGGGTGTGCCCGTTATGCGGAGCCATAATGACCGCACGCAGCTCCTTCGCTTTGGCTTCGGCCAGCAATTCTGA
- a CDS encoding OmpH family outer membrane protein, translating into MMRFSTRTALLGAVVLSFSSAFVPSAQAQNGGGWFVPKTQQPAAQAPAQHPAAARRAPAPVQLPAPPADSQEADQAPPVLPLPPIPSAPEVAKEAPPPTTVIGVISVGGVMRQSSAAMQVERTLGGRRDELAQDLQKEQAGWRDEQQKLQAQAKSLTSEQIQTRERSLQARVMKAQRDFRNRNRIIQEAAQVSLGQIERELVQVIQKVAAAHGMNLVLHSEQVALHVDGQDITNEVAVQLNKILPSVFIPEANVDPEELAKSGKMPTTADADQGPRTGPAPVVAPAAGQQ; encoded by the coding sequence ATGATGCGTTTTTCCACCAGAACTGCCCTGCTGGGGGCTGTTGTCCTGTCTTTCTCATCCGCATTTGTGCCATCTGCACAGGCGCAGAATGGGGGCGGGTGGTTTGTGCCCAAAACCCAGCAGCCTGCTGCACAGGCTCCGGCACAGCATCCGGCTGCGGCCCGTCGCGCCCCGGCTCCGGTGCAGCTGCCTGCACCGCCGGCTGATAGCCAGGAAGCAGACCAGGCTCCGCCCGTGCTGCCGCTGCCGCCTATTCCGTCTGCGCCAGAAGTTGCCAAGGAAGCACCGCCACCCACAACCGTTATTGGTGTGATCAGCGTTGGTGGCGTTATGCGTCAGTCTTCCGCAGCCATGCAGGTTGAACGCACTCTGGGTGGCCGCCGTGATGAACTGGCGCAGGACCTCCAGAAGGAACAGGCTGGCTGGCGTGATGAGCAGCAGAAGCTGCAGGCACAGGCCAAGTCTCTGACATCTGAGCAGATTCAGACGCGTGAACGCAGCCTTCAGGCCCGCGTGATGAAGGCCCAGCGTGATTTCCGTAACCGCAACCGCATTATTCAGGAAGCGGCGCAGGTTTCTTTGGGCCAGATCGAGCGTGAACTGGTGCAGGTTATCCAGAAAGTGGCCGCTGCGCATGGCATGAACCTTGTTCTGCACAGCGAACAGGTGGCCCTGCATGTTGATGGGCAGGATATCACCAACGAAGTGGCCGTGCAGCTGAACAAAATTCTGCCGTCCGTGTTCATTCCAGAAGCTAATGTTGACCCAGAAGAGCTGGCAAAATCTGGCAAGATGCCCACAACGGCAGATGCAGATCAGGGCCCACGCACAGGCCCAGCTCCAGTGGTGGCACCGGCAGCCGGGCAGCAGTAA
- the rseP gene encoding RIP metalloprotease RseP, producing the protein MMIHDYLRTLLSFVFVLGVLVSFHELGHYLAAKWRGVHVEVFSLGFGPALFRWRDKSGTEWRVCPIPLGGYVRPHGFEDPEDATPEQKAAWIKGRTFHDKSVFSRAIVILAGPIFNFILAFVLFALLFATTGQPHVRDQIATVMPNGAAAVAGVQQGDVIQRIGSHDVTGVEDIQATISTQAGAQTTLTVKRGEQSVTLPITIGKAPDSTPQKPHGQLGIIFATEVGKPLPFPQAMAAGVKATWNASVQTLDGVWQILTGQHTAKDLGGPLKIAQLSGQVAQYGFASLLSFMALLSVNLGLINLFPVPLLDGGRLVFYAIEAIRGRPVSKRVQEISFQVGFALLAGLFLFSTFNDLSGFGLFRWIASLVG; encoded by the coding sequence ATGATGATACACGATTACCTGCGTACACTGCTTTCCTTCGTTTTCGTGCTGGGTGTGTTGGTGAGCTTTCACGAACTTGGCCACTATCTGGCGGCCAAGTGGCGCGGCGTGCATGTGGAGGTATTCTCGCTCGGGTTTGGTCCGGCCCTGTTCCGCTGGCGCGATAAATCCGGCACGGAATGGCGTGTCTGCCCCATTCCCTTGGGTGGCTACGTGCGCCCCCACGGGTTTGAAGACCCCGAAGACGCCACGCCAGAGCAAAAAGCCGCGTGGATTAAGGGCCGCACCTTCCATGATAAATCGGTTTTCTCCCGCGCCATCGTTATTCTGGCGGGGCCGATTTTTAACTTCATTTTAGCCTTTGTGCTGTTTGCGTTGCTGTTTGCCACAACGGGCCAGCCGCATGTGCGTGATCAGATTGCAACCGTCATGCCAAATGGTGCGGCGGCTGTGGCAGGCGTGCAACAGGGCGATGTCATTCAGCGTATCGGCAGCCACGATGTCACGGGTGTGGAGGATATTCAGGCCACCATTTCCACACAGGCTGGCGCACAAACCACGCTGACCGTCAAACGCGGCGAACAGAGCGTGACGTTGCCTATCACCATCGGCAAGGCCCCGGATTCGACTCCTCAAAAACCGCATGGTCAGCTTGGTATTATTTTTGCCACGGAAGTGGGCAAGCCACTGCCATTTCCGCAGGCTATGGCGGCGGGCGTAAAAGCTACGTGGAACGCCAGCGTGCAAACGCTGGATGGCGTGTGGCAGATTCTTACTGGCCAGCATACAGCCAAAGATTTGGGCGGTCCGCTCAAGATTGCGCAACTTTCCGGGCAGGTGGCGCAGTATGGGTTTGCCAGCCTGTTGTCCTTTATGGCGCTGCTTTCTGTTAACCTCGGGCTGATTAATCTCTTCCCCGTGCCGCTTCTTGATGGTGGACGTCTGGTTTTTTATGCCATAGAGGCAATAAGAGGCCGCCCGGTTTCCAAGCGGGTGCAAGAGATCAGTTTTCAGGTTGGATTTGCATTGCTTGCAGGCCTGTTCCTGTTCTCCACGTTCAATGACCTTTCAGGTTTTGGCCTGTTCAGGTGGATTGCTTCGCTTGTAGGATGA